One segment of candidate division WOR-3 bacterium DNA contains the following:
- a CDS encoding saccharopine dehydrogenase NADP-binding domain-containing protein, with product MKKILLLGAGLVAKPLIDYFLSFEDINLTLASRSGDKGLLAGRPRGTSQKWNIEDIPGLQKLIDMHDLVISLLPADYHPVVAECALKSSKHMMTTSYVSPKMRSFDEEAKSKNLLFLNECGVDPGMDHMSAMKIIDTEKAAGGKIKTFISFCGGLPSPSFCDNPLNYKFSWSPRGVLVAATSPARYLKNGKTVEIDGSELFHCCECVEVGDIGIFDGYPNRDSTVYKEIYSLNDIETLLRGTLRYPEHCELFSRMVKLGLFSKEKMDFSNNPTYSGMTSRLIPDFTGGDIRKSLAKFIETDEDGEVMKKLEWLGLFGDEELPYKNAAPIDLMTDLMKKKMEFKPGEVDMIVMKHRFEILCKDSRLKEIISYFVYYGTPDGDSAMSKSVSLPVAIAAKLFLDGKIKLTGVRIPVVPELYLPILEELEKLGMVFKEEERFL from the coding sequence ATGAAAAAAATTCTTTTACTCGGGGCGGGACTTGTAGCAAAACCTTTGATTGATTATTTTTTGTCTTTTGAAGACATAAATTTAACTTTGGCCAGCAGAAGCGGCGACAAAGGTCTTTTGGCAGGAAGGCCGCGCGGAACCTCGCAGAAATGGAACATAGAAGACATCCCTGGTCTTCAGAAACTGATTGATATGCACGATCTCGTGATAAGCCTTTTGCCGGCGGACTATCATCCTGTCGTCGCCGAATGCGCTCTGAAATCCTCAAAGCACATGATGACAACTTCATACGTCAGTCCTAAAATGCGTTCTTTCGACGAAGAAGCCAAAAGCAAGAATCTTCTCTTTTTGAACGAATGCGGAGTTGACCCCGGAATGGATCACATGTCGGCGATGAAGATAATAGATACGGAAAAAGCAGCCGGAGGGAAAATCAAAACTTTTATTTCTTTTTGCGGAGGACTCCCTTCGCCGAGTTTTTGCGACAATCCTCTCAATTACAAGTTTTCGTGGAGCCCGAGAGGCGTCCTCGTCGCCGCGACCAGCCCTGCCAGATATTTGAAGAACGGAAAAACGGTCGAGATTGACGGGTCCGAACTTTTTCACTGCTGTGAATGCGTCGAGGTCGGTGACATAGGAATATTCGACGGATACCCCAACAGGGATTCTACTGTATACAAGGAAATATACAGCTTGAACGATATTGAAACCCTTCTTAGAGGGACCCTCAGATATCCTGAGCACTGTGAGCTTTTCAGCAGAATGGTAAAACTGGGTCTTTTCTCAAAAGAGAAAATGGATTTTTCAAACAATCCGACGTATTCGGGAATGACGTCGAGACTGATCCCAGATTTTACGGGCGGAGACATCAGGAAATCTTTGGCCAAATTCATAGAAACCGATGAAGACGGCGAAGTGATGAAAAAACTGGAGTGGCTCGGGTTGTTCGGAGACGAAGAACTTCCATATAAAAATGCCGCTCCGATAGATCTGATGACCGATCTCATGAAAAAAAAGATGGAGTTCAAGCCCGGCGAAGTTGACATGATAGTCATGAAGCACAGGTTCGAAATCCTGTGCAAGGACAGCAGATTGAAGGAAATAATATCTTATTTCGTCTATTACGGCACTCCGGACGGCGATTCGGCCATGTCGAAGTCGGTCAGTTTGCCCGTCGCCATAGCGGCCAAGCTGTTTTTGGACGGAAAAATAAAACTCACTGGCGTCAGAATACCAGTCGTTCCTGAACTATACCTCCCGATACTCGAAGAGCTCGAGAAACTCGGAATGGTTTTCAAGGAAGAAGAAAGATTCCTTTAA
- a CDS encoding DUF3467 domain-containing protein produces MKQQIPAQISIELPDEVSDGTYSNFVIILSSPAEFVVDFARLVPGKNKAKINSRIIMPPQTAKRLIKLLEERVKDFEDKFGIIKTDEPEKNVMGFNNI; encoded by the coding sequence ATGAAACAACAAATTCCGGCGCAGATATCCATAGAACTCCCCGACGAGGTCTCCGACGGAACTTACAGCAATTTTGTCATAATTTTGTCTTCACCTGCCGAATTTGTAGTTGATTTTGCGAGGCTTGTACCGGGAAAAAACAAAGCAAAGATCAACAGCAGAATTATAATGCCCCCTCAGACAGCAAAAAGACTGATAAAACTTCTCGAAGAACGCGTGAAAGATTTCGAGGACAAGTTCGGCATCATAAAAACCGATGAACCCGAAAAGAACGTAATGGGTTTCAACAACATCTAA
- a CDS encoding DnaJ domain-containing protein → MEDFYEILGVTFNATDSEIRERYIALAKQHHPDHIEDKTGLSWRKANDRFAEITRAYKTLIDRDRRNEYDRKLSGEVDKSLVVQAKNLFAQARAAVKAKNWSRAEILIDAAIKVHKKTEYLVYLSMIRVSTGREVAKNIESIQRSLKDRIFEGFFHAVYAWALYGMRRFDEARFSLNEAFKWDPECIEAIDLKEVLEGDFPETAKKGVFKKVRNIFKKE, encoded by the coding sequence ATGGAAGATTTCTACGAAATCCTCGGAGTGACGTTTAATGCCACAGACTCTGAAATAAGAGAAAGATACATAGCCCTTGCCAAACAGCATCACCCGGATCACATTGAAGATAAAACGGGTCTTTCGTGGAGGAAAGCAAACGACAGATTCGCTGAGATAACAAGAGCATACAAAACCCTGATAGACAGAGACAGAAGGAACGAATATGACAGAAAACTTTCCGGAGAGGTCGACAAAAGCCTCGTCGTTCAGGCGAAAAACCTTTTTGCCCAAGCCAGAGCGGCTGTTAAAGCGAAAAATTGGTCCAGGGCCGAGATACTGATCGATGCCGCCATTAAAGTGCACAAAAAAACGGAGTATCTTGTTTATCTTTCGATGATTAGAGTATCAACGGGCCGGGAAGTAGCGAAGAACATTGAATCAATCCAGAGATCGCTCAAGGACAGAATTTTCGAAGGATTTTTTCACGCCGTATACGCCTGGGCTCTTTACGGAATGAGAAGATTCGACGAGGCCCGTTTTTCCCTCAACGAAGCTTTCAAATGGGATCCCGAATGCATCGAGGCCATTGATCTGAAAGAAGTTCTTGAAGGAGATTTCCCCGAAACGGCAAAGAAGGGTGTTTTCAAAAAAGTCAGGAATATTTTCAAAAAAGAGTGA
- a CDS encoding radical SAM protein, giving the protein MPETYSIKVFGCKVNQYNAEIIESSLSSAGYVKKKNFPDFTVVFSCSVTEEARRECISQIKKSKKESGRIYVSGCFKGEAQRGEEILNEIGVEKADYPLVRKRSRPVVSVQEGCVSFCSFCVVNPMRGRSVTRNQASVIQEISMLESSGYPEVVIAGISLGKTEGGFGKFLKKLVSSTESISFRIGSLNPRDIIDDAEFNEMLNEKRVLPHLHLSMQSGSPAVLKDMMRKYEPQEVIKFVCHFRDKRENPGVGVDIIAGFPTESPESHAETMDFLQKLSPSYAHVFPFSARKGTLANLCPDTVGSEERTKRALEIRNMAKNLSRKFLESLVGTTRLAVVERNNGGLYTARTDNYAVVEIISDKYMKNSSKVRIVIESFDQIKRKLKGKPCSE; this is encoded by the coding sequence TTGCCGGAGACTTATTCAATAAAGGTATTCGGCTGTAAGGTAAACCAGTACAACGCCGAAATAATTGAAAGCTCTCTCTCATCGGCCGGTTATGTCAAAAAGAAAAATTTTCCCGATTTTACAGTTGTTTTTTCCTGCAGTGTCACCGAAGAAGCGCGCAGGGAATGTATTTCCCAGATAAAAAAATCAAAAAAAGAATCGGGCAGGATTTACGTCAGCGGCTGTTTTAAAGGCGAAGCCCAACGAGGTGAAGAGATTCTGAATGAAATCGGCGTCGAAAAAGCGGATTACCCTCTTGTCAGGAAGAGATCGAGGCCTGTTGTCTCAGTTCAGGAGGGCTGCGTTTCCTTTTGTTCTTTTTGCGTCGTCAATCCGATGAGAGGGAGATCAGTTACGAGAAATCAGGCGAGTGTAATACAGGAGATCTCGATGCTCGAAAGTTCGGGTTATCCTGAAGTTGTGATTGCCGGCATAAGTCTCGGCAAAACGGAAGGCGGATTCGGCAAGTTCCTTAAAAAACTTGTTTCGTCCACAGAATCAATAAGCTTCAGAATAGGCTCGCTCAATCCCCGCGATATCATAGACGACGCCGAATTCAATGAGATGTTGAACGAAAAACGCGTGTTGCCTCACCTTCATCTTTCCATGCAGAGCGGATCACCGGCAGTTTTGAAGGACATGATGAGAAAATACGAACCGCAAGAGGTTATAAAATTTGTTTGTCATTTCAGGGACAAAAGAGAAAATCCGGGTGTAGGGGTGGACATCATTGCCGGATTTCCGACAGAATCCCCTGAAAGCCACGCCGAAACAATGGATTTTCTTCAAAAACTGTCTCCCTCCTATGCTCATGTCTTTCCTTTTTCGGCGAGGAAAGGCACTCTTGCCAACCTTTGTCCCGACACTGTCGGATCGGAGGAGAGGACGAAAAGGGCTTTGGAAATCAGGAATATGGCTAAGAATCTCAGCAGAAAATTTCTCGAAAGCCTTGTCGGGACAACAAGACTTGCCGTCGTCGAAAGGAATAACGGCGGTTTATATACGGCGAGAACAGACAATTACGCCGTCGTCGAAATAATCTCCGATAAATATATGAAAAACTCTTCAAAAGTGAGAATTGTGATAGAATCCTTCGATCAGATAAAAAGAAAACTGAAAGGAAAGCCGTGTTCGGAGTGA
- a CDS encoding ComEC/Rec2 family competence protein, translated as MSAAVFLYVIWGYLKIPGPGSEYIYQERMDCEITGSVKPVTRKSRRISITRLNGRPARFDACILTYQPLEDGQNVWAFGHFGTLPFSTNPHQFDYGRFLLENSMSVVFYCDSFIVTGNSRCLSDLTRNKIRRLILEEFSDDSALASFALAVSIGDRLFIDEETREDFLKSGISHILAISGLHVGIILFIILMAASAVGVPKKASYLVSIILIFLYLSLTGGHPSVWRATVGSSVFLACLIFERERNPYQMLGIAGTVILTRNPLSLWNAGFLMSFGSVLGLVSFMPPVSGLIKQKQFSAPVTYMLLGFAVVTIVNICLLPVISVTYGRVFLFSTMANLFVIPILYIFILSLGLFIFFPYFPVFSGAVWAAGKSILLIADAVSVYCPNVSLSPFQPYETVLFVFCLILLKLAFKKRKLLGCFFAFASVFLAVFFGRRILFEKSYILFFDVGQGNSCLVHSNEGHNFVIDAGRNEHCAQIIVNYIDLEHSGSVDAVFATHQDKDHVGGMKSVISRLETEVVFFNGVLKVEDFLSDYMVSAGDRLKELSSDDTLIFGEIFVAVHSPEKEGKAEFSGDQNGFSLFMTAASGNCLILLPGDRTLFCRPEFLSYDKVVLLASHHGDGRANPLDVIGEISPDMTVISVGRNNPYGHPSKALIEYLTALKSTGFRTDKDGAVKIFLPDLSVKCYNNRSYLWHFSREEVLGK; from the coding sequence ATGTCGGCTGCGGTCTTTCTGTATGTAATCTGGGGTTACCTGAAAATACCAGGACCCGGCTCCGAATACATCTACCAAGAGAGAATGGACTGTGAGATAACCGGCAGTGTCAAGCCGGTGACTAGAAAAAGCAGGCGCATTTCGATAACTCGTCTGAACGGCAGACCAGCCAGGTTCGACGCCTGTATTTTGACCTATCAGCCTCTCGAAGACGGCCAGAATGTCTGGGCTTTCGGGCATTTTGGCACTTTGCCTTTTTCGACGAATCCGCATCAATTTGACTACGGCAGATTTCTTCTCGAAAATTCGATGAGCGTCGTTTTTTATTGCGACAGTTTCATTGTCACCGGAAACAGCCGCTGCCTGTCCGATTTGACGAGAAACAAAATAAGGCGTCTAATACTCGAAGAATTTTCCGACGACAGCGCTTTGGCTTCTTTCGCTTTAGCTGTTTCGATAGGTGACAGGCTGTTCATAGATGAAGAAACCAGGGAAGATTTTCTTAAAAGCGGCATTTCACACATATTGGCCATTAGCGGACTTCACGTCGGTATAATTCTGTTCATAATTCTCATGGCGGCTTCTGCCGTCGGCGTCCCGAAAAAAGCTTCATACCTCGTCTCCATAATTTTGATTTTTCTCTATCTCTCTCTGACCGGAGGTCACCCGTCTGTATGGAGGGCGACAGTTGGTTCTTCGGTTTTTTTAGCCTGCCTCATCTTCGAGAGAGAAAGAAATCCGTATCAGATGCTCGGTATTGCGGGCACAGTGATTTTGACGAGAAATCCTCTTTCTCTTTGGAACGCGGGATTTCTGATGTCTTTCGGCAGCGTTCTCGGCTTGGTGTCTTTTATGCCTCCTGTTTCCGGTCTGATCAAACAAAAACAATTCAGCGCTCCTGTTACATATATGTTGCTCGGATTCGCTGTTGTCACAATTGTCAATATATGCCTTTTGCCCGTCATTTCCGTAACTTACGGCAGAGTTTTCCTTTTCTCTACTATGGCTAATCTCTTCGTCATTCCGATTTTGTACATTTTCATTCTCTCTCTCGGACTTTTTATTTTTTTTCCTTATTTCCCTGTTTTTTCGGGAGCCGTCTGGGCTGCCGGAAAGTCAATATTGCTCATTGCCGACGCTGTTTCAGTGTATTGTCCCAATGTTAGTCTGTCTCCATTTCAACCTTACGAAACTGTTTTGTTTGTTTTTTGCCTTATTCTTCTTAAACTCGCCTTCAAGAAAAGAAAACTTCTCGGCTGCTTTTTCGCATTCGCTTCAGTTTTTCTGGCCGTTTTTTTCGGAAGGAGGATTTTATTTGAAAAAAGTTACATACTTTTTTTCGACGTGGGTCAGGGAAACTCGTGTTTGGTCCATTCAAATGAAGGTCACAACTTCGTTATAGACGCCGGAAGAAACGAGCATTGCGCTCAAATTATTGTAAATTACATTGATCTTGAACATTCAGGATCTGTCGACGCAGTCTTCGCAACTCATCAGGATAAAGATCATGTCGGGGGAATGAAAAGCGTCATTTCCCGACTCGAAACCGAAGTCGTGTTTTTCAACGGTGTGCTGAAAGTAGAAGACTTTCTTTCCGATTACATGGTCTCAGCGGGCGATAGACTGAAAGAGCTATCTTCTGATGACACTTTGATTTTCGGTGAGATTTTCGTCGCCGTGCACTCTCCTGAAAAAGAAGGTAAAGCAGAATTTTCGGGAGATCAGAACGGATTTTCACTTTTTATGACCGCCGCCTCGGGGAATTGCCTCATTTTATTGCCCGGAGACAGAACACTTTTCTGCCGGCCGGAATTTTTATCATATGACAAGGTGGTTCTTCTCGCGTCGCATCACGGTGACGGCAGGGCTAATCCTCTGGATGTAATCGGTGAGATCTCTCCCGACATGACCGTTATAAGCGTTGGCAGAAACAATCCCTACGGGCATCCTTCAAAAGCGTTGATCGAATATCTTACGGCGTTGAAATCGACCGGTTTCAGAACCGACAAAGACGGAGCCGTTAAAATATTTCTTCCGGATTTGTCGGTCAAATGCTACAATAACAGAAGTTATCTTTGGCATTTTAGCCGGGAAGAAGTTCTCGGAAAATGA
- a CDS encoding AAA family ATPase: MKKIIASKLTWSCPEDVFKFKTTSELNPTEDIIGQREAIESITTGIEIDGQGYNVFISGLAGTGRKSTLHKFLTKKIGRGEKNLEDIIFLYNFDIPEEPVSIKLSKGEGILLSRALEELLENLENLISAIYFNDKYMSELMTFEKKEKKEENRIFSKIDKLVKTSGFRWMKTEGEGSKMELMPVHKKKVFSFNELTELVEKNQLKNKKLKEFLEKKDEIEKTIALYLNDFKTLRTAFSNRKKKLDIDTAYPFLKLIFEDLKELTSSAEMKDYLDFYLDYMLTNISLWKTLMEAEQDKEKWKSEKESIDSIMSINVAVNNHKKIKRPVIIESFPSENNLFGTVENVSSSEKIHTSIKAGSLLKAHKGFLIIDAFDLLQEENSWQRLKRTLKTQRLEITPVANPLSSRSYLRPNPVEIDVKVVMIGNDEIYSALYYKDPDFPKIFKIKAKFDEHMLLSKRNLKKYSNFIALTSKKENLPHFSRESVISICEYAVKLAGDKKLISTKFGKISDLMKESSYWETKKNKKAKTVTQKSVEKAIDMMRFRRTSLEREYLRLIRDNVIKIFLKGSQIGQVNGLTIIDTDDIPVGLPARITARVSPGEKGIISIDRKSNLSGEIHTKGVNIISGYLRGKYAEESPLSIHASVCFEQSYNIIDGDSASVAEICALLSCISKIPVKQNFAVTGSVDQTGNVQAVGGINEKIEGFYRTCKMKKIRNGSLIIPKDNENSLMLGKDIRQSSAAGSFSIYSVNSIDETLCLILDTGNERNKMQYIEKRIKEGLKNYFEKSYAVKRGRYA; the protein is encoded by the coding sequence TTGAAAAAAATAATCGCTTCCAAGCTCACATGGTCCTGCCCAGAAGATGTTTTCAAATTCAAAACCACCTCCGAGTTGAATCCCACCGAAGACATAATAGGTCAGCGGGAAGCAATAGAATCCATAACGACCGGCATTGAGATAGACGGGCAGGGTTACAACGTATTCATCTCCGGATTAGCCGGTACGGGGAGAAAAAGCACTCTTCACAAGTTTCTTACTAAAAAAATAGGAAGAGGCGAAAAAAATCTTGAAGACATAATTTTTCTATACAACTTCGACATTCCCGAAGAGCCTGTTTCAATCAAACTCTCGAAAGGTGAAGGAATACTGCTTTCACGGGCTTTGGAGGAACTTCTCGAGAATCTTGAAAATCTTATATCGGCCATTTATTTCAACGACAAATACATGTCGGAACTTATGACTTTTGAAAAAAAAGAAAAAAAGGAAGAGAACAGAATTTTTTCCAAAATCGACAAACTCGTTAAAACTTCGGGATTCAGGTGGATGAAGACCGAAGGAGAAGGCTCGAAAATGGAACTTATGCCCGTTCACAAAAAAAAAGTTTTCAGCTTCAACGAACTTACCGAACTGGTTGAGAAAAACCAGCTAAAAAACAAAAAACTGAAGGAATTTCTCGAAAAAAAAGACGAGATCGAAAAAACGATAGCTTTATATCTGAACGATTTTAAAACTTTGAGAACGGCTTTTTCAAACAGAAAGAAAAAGCTCGACATAGACACGGCATACCCTTTTCTGAAACTCATTTTCGAAGACCTGAAAGAGCTCACTTCTTCGGCGGAAATGAAAGATTATCTCGATTTTTACCTCGACTATATGCTTACCAACATATCTCTCTGGAAAACTCTCATGGAGGCCGAACAGGACAAAGAAAAATGGAAATCCGAGAAAGAAAGCATAGACAGTATTATGAGCATAAACGTCGCCGTCAACAACCACAAAAAAATTAAAAGGCCAGTCATTATCGAGAGTTTTCCGTCAGAGAACAATCTGTTCGGAACTGTCGAAAACGTCAGCTCGAGCGAAAAGATCCACACCAGCATTAAAGCCGGCAGTCTTCTAAAAGCCCACAAAGGCTTTTTGATAATCGACGCATTTGACCTCCTTCAGGAGGAAAATTCATGGCAAAGACTTAAAAGAACGCTCAAAACCCAGAGACTGGAAATAACACCCGTGGCCAATCCTCTCTCCTCGCGAAGTTATCTAAGACCGAATCCGGTTGAAATCGACGTTAAAGTTGTCATGATAGGGAACGACGAAATATATTCTGCGCTATATTACAAGGATCCCGATTTCCCGAAGATATTCAAAATCAAGGCCAAGTTCGACGAGCACATGTTGCTTTCGAAAAGAAACCTTAAAAAATATTCAAATTTCATCGCCCTGACGTCGAAAAAAGAAAATTTGCCGCATTTTTCACGCGAGTCGGTGATCAGCATTTGTGAATACGCCGTCAAACTCGCCGGGGACAAAAAACTGATAAGCACAAAATTCGGAAAAATATCCGATCTGATGAAGGAAAGCAGTTACTGGGAAACCAAGAAAAACAAAAAAGCGAAAACGGTCACCCAAAAATCCGTCGAAAAAGCAATAGACATGATGCGATTCAGAAGAACGTCTCTCGAAAGAGAATACCTCAGACTGATACGTGACAACGTCATTAAAATTTTTCTCAAAGGAAGTCAGATCGGTCAAGTGAACGGCCTGACGATTATTGACACAGACGACATCCCCGTAGGACTGCCGGCGAGGATAACAGCGCGGGTGTCACCCGGAGAGAAAGGCATAATAAGCATAGACAGAAAATCCAACCTTTCAGGAGAAATCCACACAAAGGGAGTCAATATCATAAGCGGGTATCTCAGAGGTAAATACGCCGAGGAATCCCCTTTGTCCATACACGCATCCGTTTGTTTCGAGCAGTCCTACAACATTATCGACGGCGACAGCGCTTCCGTCGCAGAAATATGCGCTCTTTTGTCATGCATTTCCAAAATCCCTGTCAAACAGAATTTTGCCGTTACCGGATCAGTCGATCAGACAGGAAATGTTCAGGCAGTCGGAGGAATCAACGAAAAAATAGAAGGTTTTTACAGAACGTGTAAAATGAAAAAAATAAGGAACGGATCGCTCATAATACCCAAAGACAACGAAAATTCGCTGATGCTCGGGAAAGACATCCGACAATCGTCAGCCGCCGGATCATTCTCTATATATTCCGTGAATTCAATTGACGAAACGCTTTGTCTGATATTGGACACCGGAAACGAAAGAAATAAAATGCAGTACATAGAAAAACGCATAAAAGAAGGTTTGAAAAATTACTTCGAAAAATCATACGCCGTGAAGAGAGGAAGATATGCTTGA
- a CDS encoding acetyl-CoA carboxylase biotin carboxyl carrier protein subunit, with translation MFNEKIELNVDDSFYITNNFKRKNPGVNFEKNTQKEEKSPIPGIIKEIFVREGSRVEKGDILYVIEAMKSYNKIFSEYRGKVMVLKIKPGDKVKKGDVVIYRSDD, from the coding sequence ATGTTTAACGAAAAGATAGAACTCAACGTCGACGACTCTTTTTATATAACCAATAATTTCAAAAGAAAAAATCCTGGCGTCAATTTTGAAAAAAACACGCAGAAGGAAGAGAAATCTCCGATCCCCGGAATAATAAAAGAAATCTTTGTCCGCGAAGGCTCTCGGGTTGAAAAAGGAGACATCCTTTACGTAATTGAAGCGATGAAATCCTACAACAAGATCTTTTCCGAATACCGCGGAAAAGTAATGGTTCTGAAAATCAAACCGGGTGATAAAGTAAAAAAAGGGGACGTAGTTATATACAGGAGCGATGATTGA
- a CDS encoding acyl-CoA carboxylase subunit beta translates to MDIKSVIADFIVRVQKWKSGGGEKSIRRQKDKGKLTARERIEALIDEGSFFETDLFVEHKARGYGLDGVMLAGDGVITGVGKISRRPVALFAQDFTVAGGSLGEGHASKIVKVMDMARDSGMPLIGLNDSGGARIQEGVGALAGYGDIFYKNTKLSGVVPQISVILGPCAGGAVYSPALTDFVIVVEKISNMFITGPEVIKAVIGEEISMEDLGGAMTHAEITGNAHFVAPSEPEAFSLIKALLSYIPANNKEMPSLIPAENPKKQFDITKTIPSDPKVTYDVLDIISSITDKSEFLEVHENWAKNIVVGFGRLGGHSVGIVANQPYYLAGVLDVNAADKAARFIRFCDSFNIPLLTFVDIPGYLPGIDQEHAGVIRHGAKVLYAYSEATVPKLTVIIRKAYGGGYIAMCSKHLGADFVAAWPTAEIAVMGPEGAANILFKKEIENSQDPDATRKEKITEYQEKFANPYVAASKGFVDAVIEPEETRQILINMLGIFREKSRQSLWKHHGNMPV, encoded by the coding sequence ATGGACATTAAATCTGTAATTGCCGATTTCATTGTCAGAGTTCAGAAGTGGAAATCCGGAGGCGGCGAGAAATCAATCAGAAGGCAGAAAGACAAGGGCAAACTGACAGCCAGAGAAAGGATCGAAGCTCTGATCGACGAAGGCAGTTTCTTTGAGACAGACCTCTTCGTCGAACACAAAGCTCGAGGATACGGACTGGACGGAGTCATGCTTGCCGGTGACGGAGTGATAACCGGCGTAGGAAAAATTTCCCGCCGACCCGTGGCTCTTTTCGCCCAGGACTTCACCGTCGCAGGCGGATCTCTCGGAGAAGGTCACGCCTCGAAGATAGTGAAAGTCATGGACATGGCAAGAGATTCCGGCATGCCTCTCATAGGCCTAAACGACTCAGGCGGAGCAAGAATTCAGGAAGGAGTCGGCGCACTGGCGGGATACGGCGACATCTTTTATAAAAACACAAAACTCTCGGGTGTTGTGCCTCAGATATCGGTCATACTTGGTCCTTGCGCAGGAGGGGCGGTATATTCACCCGCCCTCACCGATTTTGTGATAGTTGTCGAAAAAATAAGCAATATGTTCATAACCGGTCCGGAAGTTATTAAAGCCGTCATAGGTGAAGAAATTTCCATGGAGGATTTGGGCGGGGCAATGACCCACGCCGAGATCACCGGCAACGCGCATTTCGTTGCTCCCAGCGAGCCGGAAGCTTTTTCCCTCATAAAAGCTCTCTTGTCTTACATCCCTGCCAACAACAAAGAGATGCCTTCTCTCATCCCTGCAGAAAACCCGAAAAAACAATTCGACATAACAAAAACGATACCATCCGATCCGAAAGTCACATACGACGTGCTTGACATTATAAGCTCAATAACCGACAAGTCCGAGTTCCTGGAAGTTCACGAGAACTGGGCAAAAAACATAGTTGTCGGTTTCGGCAGACTCGGGGGACATTCTGTCGGAATAGTCGCCAACCAGCCTTATTATCTCGCTGGAGTTCTCGATGTCAACGCGGCGGATAAAGCTGCTCGTTTTATAAGATTTTGCGATTCCTTCAACATTCCCCTTCTGACTTTTGTCGACATTCCCGGCTATCTTCCGGGCATAGATCAGGAGCACGCGGGAGTCATTCGTCACGGCGCGAAAGTTCTTTACGCCTATTCCGAAGCCACTGTACCTAAACTGACAGTTATTATAAGAAAGGCATACGGCGGAGGCTACATTGCGATGTGCAGTAAACACCTCGGTGCTGACTTCGTCGCGGCATGGCCGACCGCGGAAATCGCAGTCATGGGACCGGAAGGCGCCGCGAACATACTCTTCAAGAAAGAAATAGAAAACAGCCAGGATCCAGACGCAACGAGAAAAGAAAAAATAACCGAATATCAGGAAAAATTCGCAAATCCCTATGTCGCCGCCTCAAAGGGTTTCGTCGACGCCGTCATTGAACCCGAAGAAACCCGCCAGATACTGATAAACATGCTGGGCATTTTTAGGGAAAAGTCGAGGCAGTCGCTTTGGAAACACCACGGCAATATGCCTGTTTAG